From Bacteroidota bacterium:
ATGGGATACATATGGGCTCACATGTGCTTGCTATTGGATTAAGTTGGATCGCTTATATTTTTGTTCGGAAGTCGAAGCAAAGTAAATCCTTTTCAGGCGATTCAGACAAAATCTTATCATTATCGGGCTATACCAGTGGATTATTGCTTTTGATTTTTGCAGTATTTATAATTGTAAAAGCAATAGAACGATTCATCAATCCTATTGAAATACATTATAAGGAAGCTATTCTTGTGGCAATCTTAGGACTTGGTGTTAATGTGCTTAGCGCTTTTTTATTACATCATAAACAAGAGCATTCCGATCATAACATTCGCGCAGCTTATCTTCATGTTTTGGCTGATGCCATTACAAGTGTTTCCGCCATTATTGGCTTATTGGCAGCCATGATATGGAATCTTATTTTTGTAGATGCCATTGCTGCCATAATCAGTTCTTTCGTCATAATCAAATGGTCGATTGGATTATTGAAAGAGTCTGGCTTAAGTTTATTGGATATGAAGAATAAAACGGATAAACATCATAGCCATTGATCCATGTTTTCACACATGGAAACACGATGATTTACCTGAAAATTATTTGGCTATAATTTGTACAACTTCGTTACTGATCATGTTTACATAAAAAAGCTGCCCTTCAGCTGATATGTTTATACCACAAATACCTTTTGTATTGGTTTGTACCCGACCAATTTCACTTCCATCGGTTAGTTTGTAGGCAATGATGTCACCATTTTCGTAATCACTTACAAAAAGTATGTCCTCCCTGATTTCAATTCCTACAGGACTTAGTATTCCTTTATCAATAAATACTTCAGTTTCCCCATTGATATATTCAGAGTATTCTGCAACAATTTCATAAGGATCGGGATTCATACTTCCTTTTTTACTTCCTGATTTTGTATTGAATCGAAGTATACGAGAATTAGCTGTTTCGGCAATGTATAACCAGCCCGTATTTTTATCTAAAACCATATGACTAGGTAACAGTTTCAATTCCTTTTCTACCTGCACATCTGTGAAACGTTTTAGGATTACATCATCATGATCGCTGCCTCCTGCAACATGCGGCTGACCAAAATCATATAAAATGATGTTGCTATTATTACCATCAAAAATCCAGTAAGCATTGTCGAATGCATGGGCAATACCCATTGCATAAGGACTCTGATGTACCATATCTAAATGACTTCCATTGGGTCCACCACTTTTGTAAGGTGTTCCAACTTTAGCATAAATGTCAAACTCACCTGACCATAAAGACGGGCCTGCAAATTTCCCTCCTCGTCTATTTGCATCCAAAATTCCAGTTCCACTTGCCCAGTTTCCATTATCTCCAAAATCTAGAGAAGTGGGAAGTGCCATAAAATGCCAGGCATTTCCATCTTTTAATTTAAAAGAAGACTGATCTACTTGCCCTGGATTTGTAATATGAACAGTCGTACCACCACTATTGTAAGTACCCTTATTGATAACCCATAATTCATTCGATCTTTTAGGATGAAAGTCCAAATCTTGTGGAATTGATATGCCTTGTGTTGAATTTGCAATTTGCAGAAATTCAGGAGTATTCATTTTATCAGATAAGAAGAACTCCGGAACAGCACTTGATGAATCAATATCAGGATTGTTCGGTCCGTCAACTATATCTTCCTCTTTTGAACATGAACTAATTGTAAGTATCACAGCTATAAGGAGTAGGTAAAAGGAATTTATTTTTTTCATAATAATGTATTTTCAATATACACTAGCAATAATTAGACAAATTAAAAATAAGCTCCAAGAAATACTGATAAAGCTTAGTCTTTATTAAGAATCTTTTTTATTAAAGGTATTCCTTACTTTTGCAGTGATTTTTAATAAGTCATTGAAAAACAAATTAAATTGATTTCATGAAAGTTGGTATTCCCATGGAGATTGAGCCTAAAGAATTAAGGGTGGCCGCAACTCCTAAAACCGTAAAGCGTTTGATTAAGCAAGGCTTTGAAGTTCGTATCCAAAAGGATGCTGGATTAAAAGCTAATTTCTCAAATACTGATTTTGAAGAAGCAGGAGCAATATTGGTTGATTCTGCAACTGACATCTATGGCAATTGTGATATTGCTTTAAAAGTATTGGCACCTTCAGAACAAGAGATAGACCTTATGAAAGAAGGACTTGTAACCTTGAGTTATTTATGGCCTGCTCAAAATGAGGCACTATTAAAAAAACTTGCTGCAAAAAAGGTGAATGCTATAGCCATGGATGCGATTCCTCGTATCTCTAGAGCGCAAAAAATGGATGTTCTTTCATCCATGGCAAATATTGCTGGTTACCGTGCAGTCATTGAAGGCGCAAATCATTTTGGCCGTTTCCTGAATGGACAGATTACTGCGGCAGGAAAAGTTGATCCTGCAAAAGTTTTAGTAATTGGAGCTGGTGTAGCAGGTTTAGCTGCTATTGGAGCTGCCAATTCGTTAGGAGCAATTGTTCGTGCTTTTGATACAAGAGGGGAGGTGGCAGAGCAAATTGAATCAATGGGGGCAGAGTTTTTAACTGTCAATATAGATGAAGATGGCTCAACATCCTCAGGATACTCTAAAGTAATGAGCAAGGAATTTATTGAAGCAGAAATGGCTTTGTTTAAAGAGCAAGCTGCTGATGTAGATATTATTATAACTACAGCACAAATCCCCGGTCGTGAAGCACCAAAATTGATTTTAGATTATCATGTTGAGGCCATGAAGCCAGGATCAGTTATTGTTGATCTTGCTGCCTCTACAGGTGGTAATTGTGCTTATACAAAAAACGGTGAGGTTTATACAACAAAAAATGGCGTAACCATTTTAGGTGTGTTAGACCAATTACCAAATCAAGCATCACAATTATATGGAAACAACCTTTGTCATTTATTAGATGATATGGGTAAAGCTGCGAATTTCAAAATTGACATGGAAGACGATGTTGTTTCCAGAGCAATGGTAACCTATAATGGAGAAATTAATTGGCCACCAGAACCACTTCCAGTTAGTCCACAAAAAGCGAAAGTAGAAGAAGTAGTAGAAGAGAAACCAGAACTTACTCCAGCACAGAAGGCTAAAAAGAAATCAATTGGGATGGTGATTCAATTAGGAGTAATTGGCTTATTCTTATTTTTATTAGGTAAAGTTGCTCCTGCCGATTTTATGGGACATTTTACTGTTTTTGTTTTGGCCGTGTTTGTCGGATGGCAAGTTATCTGGAATGTTAGTCACTCATTACACACACCATTAATGGCTGTTACAAATGCCATTAGCGGGATTATTGTTATTGGCGGATTATTACAAGTCACTACAGATATTTCCAGTCCTATTTCTATCATTGCATTTGTTGCTATTTTGGTAGCTAGTATTAATATTGTGGGCGGATTTTTTGTGACACATAGAATGTTGAAAATGTTTAAAAAATAAGGAAGATGATATCTACACAAATTCAAACAGCAGCCTATTTATTTGCCAGTATATTGTTTATACTGAGTTTGGGAGGTTTATCTTCTCAGGAATCGGCAAAACGTGGTGTTTATTATGGCATCATAGGAATGCTCATAGCTATTTTAGCAACTGTTCTTGGTGATGAGGTTCAAGGACATATTTACATCATAATCGCAATTGCTATTGCCTCTTTTATCGGAATTATCGTTGCACGAAAAGTGGAAATGACTTCCATGCCGCAGTTGGTTGCCATATTACATAGTTTTGTTGGTCTGGCAGCTGTACTAGTTGGTTTTGGTTCATACCTTGATCCTCATACAGCATTATTAGAAGGTGCTGAACGCAACATTCATTTAATCGAAGTTTTCATTGGTGTTTTTATTGGAGCAATTACTTTCACAGGTTCTATCATTGCATGGGGCAAGCTG
This genomic window contains:
- a CDS encoding cation transporter; the encoded protein is MDNTSLKERRIGWVVVLTAITMVVEIFFGLISGSMALFADGIHMGSHVLAIGLSWIAYIFVRKSKQSKSFSGDSDKILSLSGYTSGLLLLIFAVFIIVKAIERFINPIEIHYKEAILVAILGLGVNVLSAFLLHHKQEHSDHNIRAAYLHVLADAITSVSAIIGLLAAMIWNLIFVDAIAAIISSFVIIKWSIGLLKESGLSLLDMKNKTDKHHSH
- a CDS encoding Re/Si-specific NAD(P)(+) transhydrogenase subunit alpha; this encodes MKVGIPMEIEPKELRVAATPKTVKRLIKQGFEVRIQKDAGLKANFSNTDFEEAGAILVDSATDIYGNCDIALKVLAPSEQEIDLMKEGLVTLSYLWPAQNEALLKKLAAKKVNAIAMDAIPRISRAQKMDVLSSMANIAGYRAVIEGANHFGRFLNGQITAAGKVDPAKVLVIGAGVAGLAAIGAANSLGAIVRAFDTRGEVAEQIESMGAEFLTVNIDEDGSTSSGYSKVMSKEFIEAEMALFKEQAADVDIIITTAQIPGREAPKLILDYHVEAMKPGSVIVDLAASTGGNCAYTKNGEVYTTKNGVTILGVLDQLPNQASQLYGNNLCHLLDDMGKAANFKIDMEDDVVSRAMVTYNGEINWPPEPLPVSPQKAKVEEVVEEKPELTPAQKAKKKSIGMVIQLGVIGLFLFLLGKVAPADFMGHFTVFVLAVFVGWQVIWNVSHSLHTPLMAVTNAISGIIVIGGLLQVTTDISSPISIIAFVAILVASINIVGGFFVTHRMLKMFKK